In Nicotiana tabacum cultivar K326 chromosome 17, ASM71507v2, whole genome shotgun sequence, one DNA window encodes the following:
- the LOC107777614 gene encoding protein GID8 homolog has protein sequence MSLFWIVIRQLAYFEEAMATSKKVITREDWEKRLNDVKIRKEDMNRLVMNFLVTEGYVEAAEKFKMESGTDPDIDLATITDRMAVKKAVQSGNVEDAIEKVNDLNPEILDTNPQLFFHLQQQRLIELIRNGKVEEALEFAQEELAPRGEENQAFLEELEKTVALLAFEDVSNCPVGALLDVSQRLKTASEVNAAILTSQSHEKDPKLPSLLKMLIWAQNQLDEKAVYPRITNLSTASLENPAV, from the exons ATGTCATTGTTCTGGATTGTCATTCGCCAATTAGCTTATTTTGAAGAAGCGATG GCCACGTCAAAGAAAGTAATCACCAGAGAAGATTGGGAGAAAAGGCTCAATGATGTAAAGATTAGAAAAGAGGATATGAATAGATTGGTAATGAATTTTCTAGTTACAGAGGGTTATGTAGAAGCTGCAGAAAAGTTCAAAATGGAATCTGGGACGGATC CTGATATAGATCTTGCTACCATCACTGACCGGATGGCTGTTAAAAAGGCTGTGCAGTCCGGTAATGTAGAGGATGCAATTGAGAAGGTTAATGATTTGAATCCTGAG ATATTAGATACAAATCCACAACTCTTTTTCCATCTCCAACAGCAAAGGCTGATAGAGTTGATAAGGAATGGAAAGGTCGAAGAAGCTCTGGAGTTCGCTCAAGAGGAACTGGCTCCAAGGGGAGAAGAAAAT CAAGCCTTCTTAGAAGAACTGGAGAAGACTGTTGCATTACTGGCTTTTGAAGATGTTTCTAACTGCCCAGTTGGAGCGCTTCTAGATGTATCACAGCGTCTAAAGACCGCAAGTGAGGTAAATGCGGCAATTCTCACCAGCCAAAGTCATGAAAAAG ATCCAAAGCTTCCAAGCCTATTGAAAATGTTGATATGGGCACAGAACCAGCTTGATGAAAAAGCAGTATATCCTCGCATAACCAATCTTTCTACGGCGTCACTTGAAAATCCTGCTGTCTGA